In the Fibrobacter sp. genome, one interval contains:
- a CDS encoding DUF1957 domain-containing protein, which produces MGAPGRIVFLMHAHLPFVRHPEYDRFFEENWLFEAMSETYLPLVQALQRLLEKGVPGTLNLSVSAPLIEMLSDEHLLKKFSVHLSRQLELIEKEVQRNAGSPLETLSKFYQERQRTLIDTWENRIHRNLLAEFLRLEKAGKLNLLTCVGTHPFLPAYQSDPESIRMQLDVSVRCFERAFGRKPKGVWLPECGYFPGLDKYLAEFNLQYFFLETHGALLASPPPKYGVFTPLRTKNGLFFMGREQKSSMEVWSRRTGYPGHPEYREFFKDIASERPRDYLGDYFFSGETPIDTGFKYNRITGSEQKEIYRPWNAMRLAGDHARLFVVNRETTISELLVNMDGNKAALLCPYDAELFGHWWFEGPLFLESMLEYAASSAVIEFAGADQVMTESADPETHEPPFSSWGEGGFGSVWINGETDKYYPQSYRLRAMIQHLKTIVERMDSKTSKAAKLIARYIKQMERELLLFQASDWAFMIHNHSADGYARRRLDDHYNNGHMLFAEACKAVLRNSDKPVASSVLPKLEQANNIFSWL; this is translated from the coding sequence ATGGGAGCTCCCGGTAGAATTGTATTCCTGATGCACGCACACCTTCCGTTTGTGCGTCATCCGGAATATGACCGATTCTTTGAAGAGAATTGGCTCTTTGAGGCAATGTCTGAAACCTACCTGCCTCTTGTGCAGGCGTTGCAGCGTTTGCTTGAAAAGGGCGTGCCGGGAACATTGAACCTTAGTGTTTCTGCTCCTCTTATTGAAATGCTTTCGGATGAACATCTCCTTAAGAAGTTCTCCGTTCATTTGTCCCGCCAGCTGGAACTTATTGAAAAGGAAGTTCAGCGCAATGCGGGCTCTCCTTTGGAAACTCTTTCCAAGTTCTATCAGGAACGTCAGCGAACCTTAATCGATACTTGGGAAAATAGAATCCATCGAAATTTATTGGCTGAATTCCTGCGCCTGGAAAAGGCTGGCAAATTGAATTTGCTCACTTGCGTAGGAACACATCCGTTCCTGCCAGCTTATCAGAGTGACCCTGAATCAATCCGCATGCAGCTGGATGTTTCCGTTCGTTGCTTTGAACGCGCCTTTGGCCGTAAGCCTAAGGGCGTGTGGCTTCCGGAATGTGGTTATTTCCCGGGCCTTGATAAATACTTGGCAGAATTTAATCTTCAGTATTTCTTCCTGGAAACCCATGGTGCATTGCTTGCGTCTCCTCCACCCAAGTACGGCGTGTTTACTCCGCTCCGTACAAAGAACGGTTTATTCTTTATGGGTCGTGAACAGAAAAGTTCCATGGAAGTTTGGAGCCGTCGTACAGGTTATCCGGGCCATCCTGAATACCGTGAGTTCTTTAAGGACATCGCTTCTGAACGGCCTCGTGATTATCTTGGCGATTACTTCTTCTCTGGTGAAACTCCCATTGATACGGGTTTCAAGTACAACCGCATTACAGGTTCAGAACAGAAAGAAATTTATCGCCCTTGGAATGCTATGCGATTGGCTGGCGACCATGCCCGTTTGTTCGTGGTAAACCGCGAAACCACAATTTCCGAATTGCTGGTAAATATGGACGGCAACAAGGCTGCCTTGCTTTGCCCCTACGATGCGGAATTGTTTGGCCATTGGTGGTTTGAAGGTCCGTTGTTCCTGGAATCCATGCTTGAATATGCAGCTTCTTCTGCTGTTATAGAATTTGCTGGCGCAGATCAAGTGATGACAGAATCTGCAGATCCTGAAACTCACGAACCGCCATTCTCCAGTTGGGGTGAAGGTGGTTTTGGTTCTGTCTGGATTAACGGTGAAACAGACAAGTATTATCCTCAGTCCTATCGTTTGCGTGCCATGATTCAACATCTTAAAACGATTGTTGAAAGAATGGATTCAAAAACATCGAAGGCTGCGAAACTTATTGCCCGTTACATCAAGCAGATGGAACGTGAATTGCTGCTGTTCCAAGCTTCTGACTGGGCTTTCATGATTCACAATCATTCTGCAGACGGCTATGCACGCCGTCGTTTGGATGATCATTATAACAACGGTCATATGCTTTTTGCTGAAGCATGTAAAGCTGTTCTTAGAAATTCTGACAAACCGGTAGCATCTTCTGTTCTGCCGAAGTTGGAACAGGCCAACAATATCTTTAGTTGGCTTTAA
- a CDS encoding DUF4912 domain-containing protein has product MATKKETDAKSKIKAAAKSVAEKTVETVKKAKTATKTAAKSVEGEVKTAKAKVSETVAAKKTAVKKSAKATVDSLKEAEAKAEKVVAKVKAAKTATKTAAKTAVKKVATKATAAKTAAKATATKAASKAAAKVAEVAEAKAAKAESKAVKGEDAVATLAQSFDAEYLVLMQKDPNWMHAFWEVSEKRVQQAKKGKGKLVLRLFDIASDLTVQRSKKRKFRDVEVPANARSWYVENTAGQAVVAVLGAVQGKNFMPIVESAPVAVFDKSAAAPAADDAFAKASLGGNTLGNFMSSGFSSQTAESWLKSLSENFGSSSESMFSGALSSAALQSNAALAAASKDSVNYGKDFFLWVKTRLIVYGGTRPDAHLQVRGEDFPLNPDGTFSFEEDLPDCTKVIPVFATDKDGDFPTTIVPIVVKRTE; this is encoded by the coding sequence ATGGCTACTAAAAAAGAAACGGACGCAAAGTCCAAAATCAAGGCTGCTGCTAAGAGCGTTGCTGAAAAGACTGTAGAAACAGTAAAGAAAGCAAAGACTGCTACTAAGACTGCAGCTAAGTCTGTTGAAGGCGAAGTAAAGACTGCCAAGGCTAAGGTGTCTGAAACTGTTGCCGCAAAGAAAACTGCAGTGAAGAAATCTGCAAAGGCTACTGTTGATTCCTTGAAGGAAGCTGAAGCAAAGGCTGAAAAGGTCGTTGCTAAGGTTAAGGCTGCAAAGACTGCAACCAAGACCGCTGCAAAAACTGCCGTGAAGAAGGTTGCTACCAAGGCTACTGCAGCAAAGACCGCAGCCAAGGCTACTGCAACAAAGGCTGCTTCCAAGGCTGCTGCAAAGGTTGCTGAAGTCGCTGAAGCAAAGGCTGCCAAGGCTGAATCCAAGGCTGTAAAGGGCGAAGACGCTGTCGCTACTCTCGCCCAGTCTTTTGATGCAGAATATTTGGTCTTGATGCAGAAAGATCCGAACTGGATGCATGCATTCTGGGAAGTTTCTGAAAAGCGTGTTCAGCAGGCTAAGAAAGGCAAGGGGAAGCTCGTTCTTCGTTTGTTTGATATCGCATCTGACTTGACCGTCCAGCGTAGCAAGAAACGTAAGTTCCGTGATGTTGAAGTTCCGGCAAACGCTCGTAGCTGGTACGTAGAAAACACTGCTGGTCAGGCAGTTGTTGCTGTTCTCGGTGCGGTTCAGGGCAAGAACTTCATGCCTATCGTTGAATCTGCTCCGGTTGCTGTATTTGATAAGTCTGCCGCAGCTCCCGCTGCAGACGATGCTTTCGCAAAGGCTTCCCTTGGTGGCAATACCTTGGGCAACTTCATGAGCTCTGGTTTCTCTAGCCAGACTGCTGAATCTTGGCTCAAGTCCCTCAGCGAAAACTTCGGTAGCTCTTCTGAATCCATGTTCTCTGGCGCCCTTTCCAGTGCCGCTCTCCAGAGCAATGCCGCTCTCGCTGCCGCATCCAAGGATTCTGTGAACTACGGTAAGGATTTCTTCCTGTGGGTTAAGACTCGTCTCATCGTTTACGGTGGAACTCGTCCGGATGCACACCTTCAGGTTCGTGGCGAAGACTTCCCGCTGAATCCGGATGGCACCTTCAGCTTTGAAGAAGATCTTCCGGATTGCACCAAGGTTATCCCTGTCTTTGCAACTGACAAGGATGGCGATTTCCCGACAACAATCGTCCCGATCGTTGTGAAGCGTACGGAGTAA
- the thrC gene encoding threonine synthase encodes MTKFNAHFRNINGDDTYPVTDVIYRSKVDNSLLEVEHDRKALAERSPEEWKKLFAERRMSFEPADQSGIWSKREMVLPDMPVEDIVTMREGWSPLFDAAPIAKELGIKSLKVKLCGNSHTGSFKDLGMTVLVSQVNHIIKKNIHPIDAVACASTGDTSAALSAYCAKAGIPSIVFLPAGKTSVAQLIQPISNGSIVLALDTDFDGCMKIVQEVTKDNRIYLANSMNSLRVEGQKTISPEICQELGWKVPDTVIIPGGNLGNVSALAKGFEDCKAMGLIDRIPRIIVAQAENANPFYQAYERGFDQLVPMQAKKTLASAIQIGNPVSYPKAVRAIQSTNGMVVSVSEEELANAAHRGDRIGLYCCPHTGVALGALEKLVAAGKIDKDEEVVVISTAHGLKFTEFKVGYHEQKLEGIASKYANPVFKAPAEIGPVMDILKKEMAARRR; translated from the coding sequence ATGACTAAGTTCAACGCTCATTTTAGAAACATCAACGGCGACGATACCTACCCGGTAACCGACGTCATTTATCGTTCCAAGGTCGACAACAGCCTCCTAGAAGTGGAACACGACCGTAAGGCTCTGGCTGAACGCAGTCCGGAAGAATGGAAGAAGCTGTTTGCCGAACGCCGCATGAGCTTTGAACCGGCTGACCAGAGTGGTATCTGGAGCAAGCGCGAAATGGTTCTCCCGGATATGCCGGTGGAAGACATCGTCACCATGCGCGAAGGTTGGAGCCCGCTGTTCGACGCAGCTCCCATCGCCAAGGAACTTGGCATCAAGAGCCTGAAGGTGAAGCTTTGCGGTAACTCCCATACCGGTTCCTTCAAGGATCTGGGCATGACCGTTCTCGTGAGCCAGGTGAACCACATCATCAAGAAGAACATTCACCCGATCGACGCCGTAGCTTGCGCCTCTACTGGCGACACCTCTGCAGCCCTTTCCGCTTACTGCGCTAAGGCAGGCATCCCGTCCATCGTGTTCCTGCCCGCCGGCAAGACCAGCGTTGCTCAGCTGATCCAGCCCATCTCTAACGGCAGCATCGTTCTCGCCTTGGACACCGACTTCGACGGTTGCATGAAGATCGTTCAGGAAGTCACCAAGGACAACCGCATTTATCTCGCCAATTCCATGAACAGCCTCCGCGTAGAAGGCCAGAAGACTATCTCTCCGGAAATCTGCCAGGAACTTGGTTGGAAGGTTCCCGACACCGTGATTATTCCGGGCGGCAACCTGGGTAACGTTTCCGCTCTCGCCAAGGGTTTCGAAGACTGCAAGGCTATGGGCCTCATCGACCGCATTCCTCGCATCATCGTGGCTCAGGCCGAAAACGCAAATCCGTTCTACCAGGCTTACGAACGCGGCTTCGACCAGCTGGTTCCCATGCAGGCCAAGAAGACTCTCGCTTCTGCAATCCAGATTGGTAACCCGGTCAGCTATCCCAAGGCTGTTCGCGCCATCCAGAGCACCAACGGCATGGTGGTCAGCGTCTCCGAAGAAGAACTGGCAAACGCAGCACACCGCGGCGACCGCATCGGTCTCTACTGCTGCCCCCACACTGGTGTGGCTCTCGGCGCTCTCGAAAAGCTGGTTGCCGCAGGCAAGATCGACAAGGACGAAGAAGTGGTTGTCATCAGCACCGCTCACGGCCTCAAATTCACCGAATTCAAGGTGGGCTATCACGAACAGAAGCTGGAAGGCATTGCTAGCAAGTACGCCAACCCCGTGTTCAAGGCTCCCGCAGAAATCGGCCCCGTCATGGACATCCTGAAGAAGGAAATGGCTGCTCGCCGCAGATAA
- the mutL gene encoding DNA mismatch repair endonuclease MutL — translation MNSAKIHLLSDEIINKIAAGEVIERPASAVKELVENAIDAGATRIQVSIEQGGKKKIQVTDNGKGMNAADLDLCYLRHTTSKLFDADDLFHLHTNGFRGEAVASIAAVSKLTITSATDEGDSGRIILNGGNVVEKQDIQACRGTTFLVEDLFFNTPVRRTFLSSETAEGTRIFEVILKTAIAHPEIRFDYKVGDKTVFTGVPGELRSRIAEAIGSKIAKALLPVDYTEAGIHVWGFVSPTTETNGKRNHQFLFIRNRPIESKMVSKAVTQAYEPYGAQCKPVSVLFLDMPDMEFDVNVHPAKREVRFANGNLVFLVVSHAIRETFKQDMEANAPFIDLAEELGKEQDEVVPNWLSDVKPAQSYGFSEPVKTAQTSGTTSETSKDFREEPSFGAMPRPETRPVFTPVKSSKPISDVAQDLFSQPEAGKIISLENEPVKQPVQDPIWNPPTFFQIANTYIAGEDANGLLVIDQHAAHSRVLYEQALDILRNGSALDSQELLFPELLELSKIEIEVLKSVADQFERLGFFIEPFGGDTYQIRAIPSALPLSRAIKAVKDFLDSIGDRNDGSGDMVKVQDVIAKAWAKTNAYQAGDKLKSEEMASLVGQLMATEEPLKSPYGTPTLMRLTLDELSKKFRH, via the coding sequence ATGAATTCGGCTAAAATCCACTTACTCTCAGATGAAATCATCAATAAAATCGCAGCAGGCGAAGTTATTGAGCGACCGGCATCCGCCGTCAAGGAACTGGTAGAGAACGCTATTGACGCTGGAGCAACCCGAATTCAGGTATCCATCGAGCAGGGTGGCAAGAAAAAGATTCAGGTAACCGATAACGGCAAAGGAATGAACGCCGCAGACTTGGATCTCTGCTACCTCAGGCATACCACATCAAAGCTTTTTGATGCCGACGATCTTTTCCACCTCCACACAAATGGTTTCCGTGGCGAAGCCGTGGCATCCATTGCAGCCGTTTCAAAACTGACAATTACCAGCGCCACCGACGAAGGAGACAGCGGACGCATCATCCTTAATGGCGGAAATGTCGTTGAAAAACAGGACATTCAAGCTTGCCGAGGAACAACGTTCCTTGTTGAAGACTTGTTCTTCAACACCCCTGTCCGCAGAACCTTCTTAAGCAGCGAAACCGCAGAAGGCACCCGCATTTTTGAGGTAATCCTCAAAACAGCCATTGCACATCCCGAAATTCGTTTCGACTACAAAGTCGGTGACAAGACTGTTTTCACAGGTGTTCCAGGAGAGCTCCGCAGCCGTATTGCAGAAGCCATCGGTTCCAAGATCGCAAAAGCTCTCCTCCCCGTCGATTATACAGAAGCCGGCATCCACGTTTGGGGCTTTGTCTCCCCCACAACCGAAACCAACGGCAAACGCAACCATCAATTCCTTTTCATCCGTAATCGTCCCATCGAAAGCAAGATGGTCAGCAAAGCGGTGACTCAGGCTTACGAGCCCTACGGCGCACAATGCAAGCCCGTATCCGTCTTGTTCCTAGACATGCCGGATATGGAATTCGATGTCAACGTCCATCCTGCCAAAAGAGAAGTCCGTTTCGCCAACGGCAACCTGGTATTCCTTGTGGTGTCCCACGCCATTCGCGAAACATTCAAGCAAGACATGGAAGCTAACGCACCCTTCATCGATCTTGCAGAAGAACTGGGAAAAGAACAGGACGAAGTTGTCCCCAATTGGTTGAGTGATGTAAAGCCAGCGCAAAGCTACGGATTTTCCGAGCCTGTAAAAACAGCACAAACATCCGGCACAACCAGCGAGACATCCAAAGATTTCAGAGAGGAACCAAGTTTCGGCGCCATGCCGCGTCCAGAAACACGCCCCGTTTTCACTCCGGTAAAGTCAAGTAAGCCCATCAGCGACGTTGCACAGGATTTGTTTAGCCAGCCCGAAGCCGGCAAAATCATTTCTCTTGAAAACGAACCTGTAAAGCAGCCCGTCCAAGATCCCATTTGGAATCCGCCAACATTCTTCCAAATAGCAAACACATACATTGCTGGTGAAGACGCAAACGGATTGCTGGTTATCGATCAACATGCAGCCCATTCCAGAGTTCTCTACGAGCAGGCTCTCGACATTCTGCGCAACGGATCCGCATTGGACAGCCAAGAACTTCTCTTCCCTGAACTTCTTGAACTTTCCAAGATTGAAATTGAAGTTTTAAAGTCTGTTGCTGACCAATTCGAACGCTTAGGTTTCTTCATTGAACCCTTTGGCGGCGACACCTACCAGATTCGAGCCATTCCCAGCGCATTGCCCTTATCTCGGGCAATCAAGGCCGTAAAGGACTTCTTAGATAGCATTGGCGATCGTAACGACGGTAGCGGCGACATGGTCAAAGTGCAGGACGTTATAGCAAAGGCCTGGGCAAAAACAAATGCCTACCAGGCCGGGGATAAGCTGAAGTCCGAAGAAATGGCATCTCTGGTAGGGCAATTAATGGCTACAGAAGAACCGTTAAAGTCTCCCTACGGAACACCAACCTTGATGCGTTTGACTCTAGACGAGCTTAGCAAAAAATTCAGACATTAA
- a CDS encoding lipid-A-disaccharide synthase, whose translation MQSGKPYILFCAGEDSGDCLGEELVKQVAVASRCNQKDYMACGAGGVRMQEAGLLPLINFDALPVSGFGDVLPKYFQLRKNYKALETALKSEDCKGLVSIDYPGFNMKLVALAKKLGKPVLYVAPPQIWAWKSHRAKLFANCDRISLAVFFDFEREAYKSANCNVVKMIHPFARSVLQADAECFASPADDGGKILLLPGSRKSQALRNIQVFLDVIRKCEQNAILQSKEVVLLAARDSLVPVFEKALTKFCSALERKVSVCVSPKLAEERVKLYRSACMAVSAPGTATLELALSNCPTVVCTKPDFLTMAVAKRSVKTKFFALPNIILQENVFPEFISRKFDLQTLNAVADTVKKMTAVTPSFSRDLLQNLQADYNSEKLMSEFFAKLV comes from the coding sequence GTGCAAAGCGGTAAACCGTACATACTTTTTTGTGCTGGCGAAGATTCCGGGGACTGCCTTGGCGAGGAACTTGTAAAGCAAGTTGCTGTTGCCAGTCGCTGCAATCAAAAAGATTACATGGCTTGTGGTGCTGGCGGAGTCCGTATGCAAGAAGCGGGTTTGCTTCCGCTGATTAATTTCGATGCCCTGCCGGTTTCTGGTTTTGGAGATGTTCTTCCGAAATATTTTCAGCTTCGTAAAAATTACAAGGCCCTAGAAACTGCGCTGAAATCCGAGGACTGCAAAGGCTTGGTGTCCATTGACTATCCGGGCTTCAATATGAAACTGGTGGCTCTGGCAAAGAAATTAGGAAAGCCGGTGCTGTACGTTGCGCCACCTCAGATTTGGGCATGGAAATCGCATCGTGCGAAGTTGTTTGCCAATTGTGATAGAATTTCTTTGGCTGTATTTTTTGATTTTGAACGTGAGGCGTACAAGAGTGCTAATTGCAACGTGGTGAAAATGATTCACCCTTTTGCAAGATCGGTTTTGCAAGCTGATGCGGAGTGTTTCGCTTCTCCTGCTGATGATGGCGGTAAAATTCTTTTGTTGCCGGGAAGCAGAAAAAGTCAAGCCTTGAGAAACATTCAGGTATTTCTTGATGTTATAAGAAAGTGTGAACAGAATGCTATTTTGCAGAGCAAGGAAGTAGTTTTGCTAGCTGCAAGGGATTCTCTTGTTCCTGTTTTCGAAAAGGCTTTGACCAAGTTTTGCTCAGCATTGGAACGGAAGGTCTCCGTTTGTGTGTCTCCTAAATTAGCAGAAGAGCGTGTGAAATTGTACCGATCTGCCTGTATGGCCGTTTCTGCACCTGGCACGGCGACTCTGGAACTTGCCTTGTCCAATTGTCCAACGGTGGTGTGTACGAAACCGGATTTTTTGACTATGGCCGTGGCTAAACGTTCCGTGAAAACAAAATTTTTTGCTCTGCCGAATATCATTCTTCAAGAGAATGTTTTCCCAGAATTTATTTCGAGAAAATTTGATTTGCAGACGTTAAATGCTGTTGCGGACACCGTAAAAAAAATGACGGCTGTGACACCGTCATTTTCAAGAGATTTGTTGCAGAATTTACAAGCTGATTACAATTCTGAAAAATTAATGTCTGAATTTTTTGCTAAGCTCGTCTAG